From Lemur catta isolate mLemCat1 chromosome 21, mLemCat1.pri, whole genome shotgun sequence, a single genomic window includes:
- the SCARF2 gene encoding scavenger receptor class F member 2 isoform X3, with protein MGLRDRRQAQWSSLCSSSQVPTCCAGWRQQGDECGIAVCEGNSTCSENEVCVRPGECRCRHGYFGANCDTKCPRQFWGPDCKELCSCHPHGQCEDVTGQCTCHARRWGARCEHACQCQHGACHPRSGACRCEPGWWGAQCASACYCSATSRCDPQTGACLCHAGWWGRSCNNQCACSSSPCEQQSGRCQCRERTFGARCDRYCQCFRGRCHPLDGTCACEPGYRGKYCREPCPAGFYGLGCRRRCGQCKGQQPCTVAEGRCLTCEPGWNGTKCDQPCATGFYGEGCSHRCPPCRDGHACNHVTGKCTRCNAGWIGDRCETKCSNGTYGEDCAFVCADCGSGHCDFQSGRCLCSPGVHGPHCNVTCPPGLHGVDCAQACSCHEDSCDPVTGACRLETNQRKGVMGAGALLALLLGLLLSLLGCCCACRGQDPARGPRPHRELSLRRKKAPQRLCGRFSRISMKLPRIPLRRQKLPKVVVAHHDLDNTLNCSFLEPPSGLEQPSPSWSSRASFSSFDTTDEGPVYCVPHEAEAAAESQDPEAPTVPAEEPAPSPAPLTTAASAEDATPLPASSDSERSASSVEGPGGALYARVARREARPARARGEAGGLSLSPSPERRKPPPPDPATKPKVSWIHGKHGAAAAARAPSPPLLGPEAAPSPTKRKRTPSDTSARPDEPGSPRTRDPTPRPPGLAEEATAPAAPSPPRARARGRGPGLSEPTDAGGPPRSAPEAASLLAAELRGKTRSLGRAEGPREKPPPPQKAKRSVPPASPAPAPLASEAPGPDKAASGSPAPDTPRKKTPIQKPPRKKSREAAGEPGRAGAPTL; from the exons ATGGGGCTGAGGGACAGGCGACAGGCTCAGTggtcctccctctgctccagctcCCAGGTGCCCACGTGCTGCGCTGGCTGGAGGCAGCAGGGGGACGAGTGTGGGATCG CGGTGTGCGAAGGCAACTCCACGTGCTCGGAGAACGAAGTGTGCGTGCGGCCGGGCGAGTGCCGCTGCCGCCACGGCTACTTCGGTGCCAACTGCGACACCA AGTGCCCGCGCCAGTTCTGGGGCCCCGACTGCAAGGAGCTGTGTAGCTGCCACCCACACGGGCAATGCGAGGACGTGACGGGCCAGTGTACTTGTCACGCGCGGCGCTGGGGCGCGCGTTGCGAGCACGCGTGCCAGTGCCAGCACGGCGCGTGCCACCCTCGGAGCGGCGCGTGCCGCTGTGAGCCGGGCTGGTGGGGCGCGCAGTGCGCCAGTGCATGCTACTGCAGCGCAACGTCGCGCTGCGACCCACAGACCGGAGCCTGCTTGTGCCACGCAGGCTGGTGGGGCCGCAGCTGCAACAATCAGTGCGCCTGCAGCTCGTCGCCCTGTGAGCAGCAGAGCGGCCGCTGCCAGTGCCGCGAGCGGACGTTCGGCGCACGCTGCGATCGCTACTGCCAGTGCTTCCGCGGCCGCTGCCACCCGCTGGACGGCACGTGCGCCTGCGAGCCGGGTTACCGTGGCAAGTACTGTCGCGAGCCGTGCCCCGCCGGCTTCTACGGCTTGGGCTGTCGCCGCCG GTGCGGCCAGTGTAAGGGCCAGCAACCGTGCACGGTGGCCGAGGGCCGCTGCCTGACGTGTGAGCCCGGCTGGAACGGAACCAAGTGCGACCAGCCGTGCGCCACGGGCTTCTACGGCGAGGGCTGCAGCCACCGCTGCCCGCCGTGCCGCGACGGGCACGCCTGCAACCATGTCACCGGCAAGTGCACGCGCTGCAACGCGGGCTGGATCGGCGACCG GTGCGAGACCAAGTGCAGCAACGGAACCTACGGCGAGGACTGCGCCTTCGTGTGTGCCGACTGTGGTAGCGGCCACTGCGACTTCCAGTCGGGGCGCTGCCTGTGCAGCCCCGGCGTCCATGGGCCCCA CTGCAACGTGACGTGCCCGCCCGGGCTCCACGGCGTGGACTGCGCCCAGGCCTGCAGCTGCCACGAGGACTCGTGCGACCCGGTCACCGGCGCCTGCCGCCTGG AGACCAACCAGCGCAAAGGCGTGATGGGCGCCGGCGCGCTGCTCGCCCTGCTCCTCGGCCTGCTGCTCTCGCTGCTCGGCTGCTGTTGCGCGTGCCGCGGCCAGGACCCCGCGCGCGG gccccgcccccacaGGGAGCTCTCGCTGCGGAGGAAGAAGGCACCGCAGCGACTGTGCGGGCGCTTCAGTCGCATCAGCATGAAGTTGCCCCGGATCCCGCTCCGCAGGCAGAAACTGCCCAAAGTCGTAG TGGCCCATCACGACCTGGATAACACGCTCAACTGTAGCTTCCTGGAGCCACCCTCAGGGCTGGAGCAGCCCTCACCATCCTGGTCCTCCCGGGCTTCCTTCTCCTCGTTTGACACCACTGATGAAGGCCCCGTGTACTGTGTACCCCATGAGG cagaggcagcagcagagaGCCAGGATCCGGAGGCCCCCACCGTCCCTGCCGAGGAGCCAGCGCCGTCTCCCGCGCCTCTGACCACAGCGGCGTCCGCCGAGGACGCGACGCCCCTCCCCGCGTCCTCAGACAGCGAGCGGTCGGCGTCCAGCGTGGAGGGGCCCGGCGGGGCTCTGTACGCGCGGGTAGCCCGGCGCGAGGCCCGGCCGGCCCGGGCCCGGGGAGAGGCTGGGGGCCTGTCGCTGTCGCCATCGCCGGAGCGCAGGAAGCCGCCGCCGCCCGACCCCGCCACCAAGCCCAAGGTGTCCTGGATCCACGGCAAGCACGGAGCCGCTGCCGCGGCCCGTGCGCCCTCGCCACCGCTCCTCGGCCCCGAGGCCGCGCCCAGCCCGACCAAGAGGAAACGGACGCCCAGCGACACGTCGGCGCGGCCGGACGAGCCTGGCAGTCCGCGAACCCGCGACCCGACGCCGCGGCCCCCGGGGCTGGCCGAGGAGGCGACGGCCCCGGCCGCGCCCTCGCCGCCCCGGGCCCGAGCGCGGGGCCGCGGCCCCGGCCTCTCGGAGCCCACGGACGCCGGCGGTCCCCCGCGCAGCGCGCCCGAGGCCGCCTCCCTTCTGGCCGCGGAGCTGCGGGGCAAGACTCGCAGCCTGGGCCGCGCCGAGGGCCCGCGGGAGAAACCGCCGCCGCCGCAGAAGGCCAAGCGCTCGGTGCCGCCCGCCTCGCCGGCCCCCGCGCCCCTAGCGTCCGAGGCCCCGGGGCCCGACAAGGCGGCGAGCGGCTCACCGGCGCCGGACACCCCCCGGAAGAAGACCCCCATCCAGAAGCCGCCGCGCAAGAAGAGCCGGGAGGCGGCGGGCGAGCCGGGCAGGGCGGGCGCGCCCACCCTGTAG
- the SCARF2 gene encoding scavenger receptor class F member 2 isoform X1 — protein MEGAGPRGAGPARRRGAGGPPPPLLPPLLLLLWLLPGPAAPQELNPRGRNVCRAPGSQVPTCCAGWRQQGDECGIAVCEGNSTCSENEVCVRPGECRCRHGYFGANCDTKCPRQFWGPDCKELCSCHPHGQCEDVTGQCTCHARRWGARCEHACQCQHGACHPRSGACRCEPGWWGAQCASACYCSATSRCDPQTGACLCHAGWWGRSCNNQCACSSSPCEQQSGRCQCRERTFGARCDRYCQCFRGRCHPLDGTCACEPGYRGKYCREPCPAGFYGLGCRRRCGQCKGQQPCTVAEGRCLTCEPGWNGTKCDQPCATGFYGEGCSHRCPPCRDGHACNHVTGKCTRCNAGWIGDRCETKCSNGTYGEDCAFVCADCGSGHCDFQSGRCLCSPGVHGPHCNVTCPPGLHGVDCAQACSCHEDSCDPVTGACRLETNQRKGVMGAGALLALLLGLLLSLLGCCCACRGQDPARGPRPHRELSLRRKKAPQRLCGRFSRISMKLPRIPLRRQKLPKVVVAHHDLDNTLNCSFLEPPSGLEQPSPSWSSRASFSSFDTTDEGPVYCVPHEEAAAESQDPEAPTVPAEEPAPSPAPLTTAASAEDATPLPASSDSERSASSVEGPGGALYARVARREARPARARGEAGGLSLSPSPERRKPPPPDPATKPKVSWIHGKHGAAAAARAPSPPLLGPEAAPSPTKRKRTPSDTSARPDEPGSPRTRDPTPRPPGLAEEATAPAAPSPPRARARGRGPGLSEPTDAGGPPRSAPEAASLLAAELRGKTRSLGRAEGPREKPPPPQKAKRSVPPASPAPAPLASEAPGPDKAASGSPAPDTPRKKTPIQKPPRKKSREAAGEPGRAGAPTL, from the exons ATGGAGGGCGCAGGGCCCCGGGGGGCCGGGCCGGCGCGGCGCCGGGGAGCCggggggccgccgccgccgctgctgccgccgctgctgctgTTGCTCTGGCTGCTGCCCGGCCCCGCGGCGCCCCAGGAGCTGAACCCGCGCGGCCGCAACGTGTGCCGCGCGCCTGG ctcCCAGGTGCCCACGTGCTGCGCTGGCTGGAGGCAGCAGGGGGACGAGTGTGGGATCG CGGTGTGCGAAGGCAACTCCACGTGCTCGGAGAACGAAGTGTGCGTGCGGCCGGGCGAGTGCCGCTGCCGCCACGGCTACTTCGGTGCCAACTGCGACACCA AGTGCCCGCGCCAGTTCTGGGGCCCCGACTGCAAGGAGCTGTGTAGCTGCCACCCACACGGGCAATGCGAGGACGTGACGGGCCAGTGTACTTGTCACGCGCGGCGCTGGGGCGCGCGTTGCGAGCACGCGTGCCAGTGCCAGCACGGCGCGTGCCACCCTCGGAGCGGCGCGTGCCGCTGTGAGCCGGGCTGGTGGGGCGCGCAGTGCGCCAGTGCATGCTACTGCAGCGCAACGTCGCGCTGCGACCCACAGACCGGAGCCTGCTTGTGCCACGCAGGCTGGTGGGGCCGCAGCTGCAACAATCAGTGCGCCTGCAGCTCGTCGCCCTGTGAGCAGCAGAGCGGCCGCTGCCAGTGCCGCGAGCGGACGTTCGGCGCACGCTGCGATCGCTACTGCCAGTGCTTCCGCGGCCGCTGCCACCCGCTGGACGGCACGTGCGCCTGCGAGCCGGGTTACCGTGGCAAGTACTGTCGCGAGCCGTGCCCCGCCGGCTTCTACGGCTTGGGCTGTCGCCGCCG GTGCGGCCAGTGTAAGGGCCAGCAACCGTGCACGGTGGCCGAGGGCCGCTGCCTGACGTGTGAGCCCGGCTGGAACGGAACCAAGTGCGACCAGCCGTGCGCCACGGGCTTCTACGGCGAGGGCTGCAGCCACCGCTGCCCGCCGTGCCGCGACGGGCACGCCTGCAACCATGTCACCGGCAAGTGCACGCGCTGCAACGCGGGCTGGATCGGCGACCG GTGCGAGACCAAGTGCAGCAACGGAACCTACGGCGAGGACTGCGCCTTCGTGTGTGCCGACTGTGGTAGCGGCCACTGCGACTTCCAGTCGGGGCGCTGCCTGTGCAGCCCCGGCGTCCATGGGCCCCA CTGCAACGTGACGTGCCCGCCCGGGCTCCACGGCGTGGACTGCGCCCAGGCCTGCAGCTGCCACGAGGACTCGTGCGACCCGGTCACCGGCGCCTGCCGCCTGG AGACCAACCAGCGCAAAGGCGTGATGGGCGCCGGCGCGCTGCTCGCCCTGCTCCTCGGCCTGCTGCTCTCGCTGCTCGGCTGCTGTTGCGCGTGCCGCGGCCAGGACCCCGCGCGCGG gccccgcccccacaGGGAGCTCTCGCTGCGGAGGAAGAAGGCACCGCAGCGACTGTGCGGGCGCTTCAGTCGCATCAGCATGAAGTTGCCCCGGATCCCGCTCCGCAGGCAGAAACTGCCCAAAGTCGTAG TGGCCCATCACGACCTGGATAACACGCTCAACTGTAGCTTCCTGGAGCCACCCTCAGGGCTGGAGCAGCCCTCACCATCCTGGTCCTCCCGGGCTTCCTTCTCCTCGTTTGACACCACTGATGAAGGCCCCGTGTACTGTGTACCCCATGAGG aggcagcagcagagaGCCAGGATCCGGAGGCCCCCACCGTCCCTGCCGAGGAGCCAGCGCCGTCTCCCGCGCCTCTGACCACAGCGGCGTCCGCCGAGGACGCGACGCCCCTCCCCGCGTCCTCAGACAGCGAGCGGTCGGCGTCCAGCGTGGAGGGGCCCGGCGGGGCTCTGTACGCGCGGGTAGCCCGGCGCGAGGCCCGGCCGGCCCGGGCCCGGGGAGAGGCTGGGGGCCTGTCGCTGTCGCCATCGCCGGAGCGCAGGAAGCCGCCGCCGCCCGACCCCGCCACCAAGCCCAAGGTGTCCTGGATCCACGGCAAGCACGGAGCCGCTGCCGCGGCCCGTGCGCCCTCGCCACCGCTCCTCGGCCCCGAGGCCGCGCCCAGCCCGACCAAGAGGAAACGGACGCCCAGCGACACGTCGGCGCGGCCGGACGAGCCTGGCAGTCCGCGAACCCGCGACCCGACGCCGCGGCCCCCGGGGCTGGCCGAGGAGGCGACGGCCCCGGCCGCGCCCTCGCCGCCCCGGGCCCGAGCGCGGGGCCGCGGCCCCGGCCTCTCGGAGCCCACGGACGCCGGCGGTCCCCCGCGCAGCGCGCCCGAGGCCGCCTCCCTTCTGGCCGCGGAGCTGCGGGGCAAGACTCGCAGCCTGGGCCGCGCCGAGGGCCCGCGGGAGAAACCGCCGCCGCCGCAGAAGGCCAAGCGCTCGGTGCCGCCCGCCTCGCCGGCCCCCGCGCCCCTAGCGTCCGAGGCCCCGGGGCCCGACAAGGCGGCGAGCGGCTCACCGGCGCCGGACACCCCCCGGAAGAAGACCCCCATCCAGAAGCCGCCGCGCAAGAAGAGCCGGGAGGCGGCGGGCGAGCCGGGCAGGGCGGGCGCGCCCACCCTGTAG
- the SCARF2 gene encoding scavenger receptor class F member 2 isoform X2, with amino-acid sequence MEGAGPRGAGPARRRGAGGPPPPLLPPLLLLLWLLPGPAAPQELNPRGRNVCRAPGSQVPTCCAGWRQQGDECGIAVCEGNSTCSENEVCVRPGECRCRHGYFGANCDTKCPRQFWGPDCKELCSCHPHGQCEDVTGQCTCHARRWGARCEHACQCQHGACHPRSGACRCEPGWWGAQCASACYCSATSRCDPQTGACLCHAGWWGRSCNNQCACSSSPCEQQSGRCQCRERTFGARCDRYCQCFRGRCHPLDGTCACEPGYRGKYCREPCPAGFYGLGCRRRCGQCKGQQPCTVAEGRCLTCEPGWNGTKCDQPCATGFYGEGCSHRCPPCRDGHACNHVTGKCTRCNAGWIGDRCETKCSNGTYGEDCAFVCADCGSGHCDFQSGRCLCSPGVHGPHCNVTCPPGLHGVDCAQACSCHEDSCDPVTGACRLETNQRKGVMGAGALLALLLGLLLSLLGCCCACRGQDPARGELSLRRKKAPQRLCGRFSRISMKLPRIPLRRQKLPKVVVAHHDLDNTLNCSFLEPPSGLEQPSPSWSSRASFSSFDTTDEGPVYCVPHEEAAAESQDPEAPTVPAEEPAPSPAPLTTAASAEDATPLPASSDSERSASSVEGPGGALYARVARREARPARARGEAGGLSLSPSPERRKPPPPDPATKPKVSWIHGKHGAAAAARAPSPPLLGPEAAPSPTKRKRTPSDTSARPDEPGSPRTRDPTPRPPGLAEEATAPAAPSPPRARARGRGPGLSEPTDAGGPPRSAPEAASLLAAELRGKTRSLGRAEGPREKPPPPQKAKRSVPPASPAPAPLASEAPGPDKAASGSPAPDTPRKKTPIQKPPRKKSREAAGEPGRAGAPTL; translated from the exons ATGGAGGGCGCAGGGCCCCGGGGGGCCGGGCCGGCGCGGCGCCGGGGAGCCggggggccgccgccgccgctgctgccgccgctgctgctgTTGCTCTGGCTGCTGCCCGGCCCCGCGGCGCCCCAGGAGCTGAACCCGCGCGGCCGCAACGTGTGCCGCGCGCCTGG ctcCCAGGTGCCCACGTGCTGCGCTGGCTGGAGGCAGCAGGGGGACGAGTGTGGGATCG CGGTGTGCGAAGGCAACTCCACGTGCTCGGAGAACGAAGTGTGCGTGCGGCCGGGCGAGTGCCGCTGCCGCCACGGCTACTTCGGTGCCAACTGCGACACCA AGTGCCCGCGCCAGTTCTGGGGCCCCGACTGCAAGGAGCTGTGTAGCTGCCACCCACACGGGCAATGCGAGGACGTGACGGGCCAGTGTACTTGTCACGCGCGGCGCTGGGGCGCGCGTTGCGAGCACGCGTGCCAGTGCCAGCACGGCGCGTGCCACCCTCGGAGCGGCGCGTGCCGCTGTGAGCCGGGCTGGTGGGGCGCGCAGTGCGCCAGTGCATGCTACTGCAGCGCAACGTCGCGCTGCGACCCACAGACCGGAGCCTGCTTGTGCCACGCAGGCTGGTGGGGCCGCAGCTGCAACAATCAGTGCGCCTGCAGCTCGTCGCCCTGTGAGCAGCAGAGCGGCCGCTGCCAGTGCCGCGAGCGGACGTTCGGCGCACGCTGCGATCGCTACTGCCAGTGCTTCCGCGGCCGCTGCCACCCGCTGGACGGCACGTGCGCCTGCGAGCCGGGTTACCGTGGCAAGTACTGTCGCGAGCCGTGCCCCGCCGGCTTCTACGGCTTGGGCTGTCGCCGCCG GTGCGGCCAGTGTAAGGGCCAGCAACCGTGCACGGTGGCCGAGGGCCGCTGCCTGACGTGTGAGCCCGGCTGGAACGGAACCAAGTGCGACCAGCCGTGCGCCACGGGCTTCTACGGCGAGGGCTGCAGCCACCGCTGCCCGCCGTGCCGCGACGGGCACGCCTGCAACCATGTCACCGGCAAGTGCACGCGCTGCAACGCGGGCTGGATCGGCGACCG GTGCGAGACCAAGTGCAGCAACGGAACCTACGGCGAGGACTGCGCCTTCGTGTGTGCCGACTGTGGTAGCGGCCACTGCGACTTCCAGTCGGGGCGCTGCCTGTGCAGCCCCGGCGTCCATGGGCCCCA CTGCAACGTGACGTGCCCGCCCGGGCTCCACGGCGTGGACTGCGCCCAGGCCTGCAGCTGCCACGAGGACTCGTGCGACCCGGTCACCGGCGCCTGCCGCCTGG AGACCAACCAGCGCAAAGGCGTGATGGGCGCCGGCGCGCTGCTCGCCCTGCTCCTCGGCCTGCTGCTCTCGCTGCTCGGCTGCTGTTGCGCGTGCCGCGGCCAGGACCCCGCGCGCGG GGAGCTCTCGCTGCGGAGGAAGAAGGCACCGCAGCGACTGTGCGGGCGCTTCAGTCGCATCAGCATGAAGTTGCCCCGGATCCCGCTCCGCAGGCAGAAACTGCCCAAAGTCGTAG TGGCCCATCACGACCTGGATAACACGCTCAACTGTAGCTTCCTGGAGCCACCCTCAGGGCTGGAGCAGCCCTCACCATCCTGGTCCTCCCGGGCTTCCTTCTCCTCGTTTGACACCACTGATGAAGGCCCCGTGTACTGTGTACCCCATGAGG aggcagcagcagagaGCCAGGATCCGGAGGCCCCCACCGTCCCTGCCGAGGAGCCAGCGCCGTCTCCCGCGCCTCTGACCACAGCGGCGTCCGCCGAGGACGCGACGCCCCTCCCCGCGTCCTCAGACAGCGAGCGGTCGGCGTCCAGCGTGGAGGGGCCCGGCGGGGCTCTGTACGCGCGGGTAGCCCGGCGCGAGGCCCGGCCGGCCCGGGCCCGGGGAGAGGCTGGGGGCCTGTCGCTGTCGCCATCGCCGGAGCGCAGGAAGCCGCCGCCGCCCGACCCCGCCACCAAGCCCAAGGTGTCCTGGATCCACGGCAAGCACGGAGCCGCTGCCGCGGCCCGTGCGCCCTCGCCACCGCTCCTCGGCCCCGAGGCCGCGCCCAGCCCGACCAAGAGGAAACGGACGCCCAGCGACACGTCGGCGCGGCCGGACGAGCCTGGCAGTCCGCGAACCCGCGACCCGACGCCGCGGCCCCCGGGGCTGGCCGAGGAGGCGACGGCCCCGGCCGCGCCCTCGCCGCCCCGGGCCCGAGCGCGGGGCCGCGGCCCCGGCCTCTCGGAGCCCACGGACGCCGGCGGTCCCCCGCGCAGCGCGCCCGAGGCCGCCTCCCTTCTGGCCGCGGAGCTGCGGGGCAAGACTCGCAGCCTGGGCCGCGCCGAGGGCCCGCGGGAGAAACCGCCGCCGCCGCAGAAGGCCAAGCGCTCGGTGCCGCCCGCCTCGCCGGCCCCCGCGCCCCTAGCGTCCGAGGCCCCGGGGCCCGACAAGGCGGCGAGCGGCTCACCGGCGCCGGACACCCCCCGGAAGAAGACCCCCATCCAGAAGCCGCCGCGCAAGAAGAGCCGGGAGGCGGCGGGCGAGCCGGGCAGGGCGGGCGCGCCCACCCTGTAG